The following nucleotide sequence is from Saccharothrix texasensis.
AGATCTCCGGGCTGCTGGAGGAGGAGCCGCAGGTCCGCGAACCGGAGGAACCGACCCCCCTCGGCGACGTCCAGGGCGCGGTCCGGTTCGACGGCGTCGAGTTCCGCTACTCCGACTCCACGCCGGTCGTGCTGCCGCCGTTCGACCTGACCGTGCCCGCCGGGCAGACCGTGGCGCTGGTCGGCGCGACCGGTGCGGGCAAGTCCACGCTGGCCAAGCTCGTGGCCCGGTTCTACGACCCGTCCGCGGGTGCGGTGCGGCTGGACGGGGTCGACCTGCGGTCCGTCGCGGACGTCGAGCTGCGGCGCGCGGTGGTCATGGTGACGCAGGAGAACTTCCTGTTCGACGGGTCGGTGCTGGACAACATCGCGCTGGGCAGGCCGTCCGCGACCCGGGAGGAGGTCGAGGCGGCGGCACGGGCGGTCGGCGCGGAGGACTTCATCCGGGCGCTGCCCGAGGGCTACGACACCGACGTGCGCAAGCGCGGCGGGCGGCTCTCGGCCGGGCAGCGGCAGATGGTGGCGTTCGCGCGGGCGTTCCTGGCCGACCCGGCGGTGCTGGTGCTGGACGAGGCGACGTCCAGCCTGGACGTGCCGACCGAGCGCGCGGTGCAGGGCGCGCTGGAGACCGTGCTGGCGGAGCGGACCGCGTTCATCATCGCCCACCGGCTCTCCACCGTGCTGATCGCCGACCGGGTCCTGGTGCTCGAAGGCGGCCGGGTGGTGGAGGACGGCACGCCGGAGGAGCTGATCGGCGGGCGCGGCCGGTTCGCCGCGCTGCACAACGCCTGGCGGGACTCGCTGGCGTGAGCGCTCGCCCCGCGAACCCCTACAGGAGGGTCGTCAGCAGCAACGACAACCAGGCCGCCAGCACACCGGCCACCACGCCGTACGCGACCCACCGCCACACCGGCACCTTCCGCGCCAGCCACACCGACGGGGTGATGCCGCCGACCACAAGGGCGTTCGCCAGCAACGCGAGCCACTGGCTGGTCTCGCCCAACCCGACCGACAGCGTGTAGACGGTGAACGTCACCACGGCAGCCACGATGAAGCTGACCGTGAGCCCGGTGCCCCAGGGGGTTTCCTCCTGGGGCACCGGCTCCCCGTCCGCGTCCTCGACCACGTCACCGGGCTCGCCGGTCTCCCCGGCTTCGCCGGTCCCGCCCGGCTCGCCGGACTCGGCGGGCGGAACGTCCACGACGACCAGCTCACCGGTCACGGGATCGGTGTACTCCACCGGTGTGCCCATCTCAGCCGCCAACCTTCCCGCCAGTTGTCGTCCCCGCCTGGTCACGAGGGCGCTCGCGACACCGTCGGAGGGCGCGTCGGACCGCGTGACCGCGTCGGCCACCTTCGCCCACTCGTGCAACGCGTCGGCGAGGCCGGCGCCGAGCGGGAGGGTGCGCGGGTCGACTTCCCGCTCGCCCGCGTCGTCGCGGCCCGCGAGCACGGCCCGACCGTCCTGGACCCGCAGTTCCACCTGCGTCCTCCTCTGCTCGGTGAGAACGTATCGCGTTCAGGCGATCGCGTAGAAGGCGATCGCGGCCGCGGTCGCGACGTTCAGCGAGTCGACACCGTCCGCCATCGGGATGCGGACCGCGACGTCGGCCGCCGCGATGGCCTCGTCCGTCAGGCCCGGCCCTTCCGATCCGAGCAGGACAGCGACCTTGCGGCCGCGCAGCCCGGCGTCGGGCAGGTTCGCCGAACCGGCCCTCGGCGTGAGCGCGGCGACCGTGAAACCGTTGTGGCGCAGCAGCTCGAACGCTTCGGTCAGGTTCGGCGCCGAGGCGAACGGCACGCGCAGCACGTGACCCATCGAGACGCGGACGCTGCGCCGGTACAGCGGGTCGCTGCACCCCGGGCCGAGCAGCACGCCGTCGATGCCGAGCGCGGCGGCGTTGCGGAACAGCGAGCCCAGGTTCTCGTGGTCGCCGACGCCCTCCAGCACCGCGAGCCGCCGTGACGACGCGACCAGCTCGGCCACGTCCGGCTGGGGCGCCCGGTCGGCGGCGGCCAGCACGCCCCGGTTGAGGTGGAACCCGACGACCTCGGCCATGACCTCGGCGGACGTGACGTAGGCGGGCGCGGGGAGGTCGCCGAGCGCTTCCACCCTCCGCCGCACGCCGAGCAGCCCGCGCACCGGGTAGGGCGAGTCGAGGAGCCGTTCGACCACCACGACGCCCTCGGCGATCACCAGGCCCCGCCCGCCGGGTCGGTCGGGTCGCCGGTCGGCCGTCGACAGGTCCCGGAAGTCGTCCAGCCGCGGGTCCGCCGGGTCGTCGATCTCGATCACGCGAGCAGTGTCCCACTTGTCGACAGGTGAACACCCCTCGTAGATCGTATGCCGCAGCAGCAAGCCGCCAACCAGCACATTCTTGCTGATTGTTACTGCTGTGTGACAGAGAGCACCGATTTGGGCGCTGGCGGGCAGATGCTTGCTGTGTCACGGTTGGCCTCCGCTAAGCCCGCCGGAGCAGCCCTACCGATTGGGAGGCGGCATGGGTACGGATGTGTCCAGTCGGACGTTCACCAGAGAGGACCGCCGGCGCTACCGCCAGCGCATGCAGCGGTGCATGGACGCGCTGGGAACCATGCTGGCAGAGGAGAGCTTCTCCTTCCCGAGGCAGCAGATGGGGCTGGAGATCGAGCTGAACCTGGTCGACGGCGTCGGCAAGCCCGCGATGGCCAACTCCGAGGTGCTGGAGAAGATCGACGACCCCTCGTTCACGCTGGAGCTCGGTCAGCACAACCTGGAGGTCAACGTCCCGCCGCGCGAGCTGGCCGGTGACGAGACGCTGGAGCTGGAGCGGGAGCTGGTCTCCACGCTCGCGGCGGCGGACGTGAAGGCGCACGACGCCGGCACGTCGATCGTCATGATCGGGGTGCTGCCGACGTTGCGGCACGAGCACTTCGACCGGCGGTGGCTGTCGCAGCAGGCGCGGTACACGACGTTGAACGACCAGATCCTCGCCGCCCGCGGCGAGGAGGTCGTGCTGTCGATGGAGGGCTCGCCCCTGCCCGGACGGGCCGGCGAGCGGTTGTCCAGCTACGCCGAGTCCATCATGCCGGAGGCGGCCTGCACGTCCGTGCAGCTGCACCTGCAGGTGGCGCCGGACGACTTCGCGGCGCACTGGAACGCGGCGCAGGCGTTGGCCGGCGTGCAGGTGGCGATCGCGGCGAACTCGCCGTT
It contains:
- a CDS encoding DUF2537 domain-containing protein, which translates into the protein MELRVQDGRAVLAGRDDAGEREVDPRTLPLGAGLADALHEWAKVADAVTRSDAPSDGVASALVTRRGRQLAGRLAAEMGTPVEYTDPVTGELVVVDVPPAESGEPGGTGEAGETGEPGDVVEDADGEPVPQEETPWGTGLTVSFIVAAVVTFTVYTLSVGLGETSQWLALLANALVVGGITPSVWLARKVPVWRWVAYGVVAGVLAAWLSLLLTTLL
- a CDS encoding TrmH family RNA methyltransferase codes for the protein MIEIDDPADPRLDDFRDLSTADRRPDRPGGRGLVIAEGVVVVERLLDSPYPVRGLLGVRRRVEALGDLPAPAYVTSAEVMAEVVGFHLNRGVLAAADRAPQPDVAELVASSRRLAVLEGVGDHENLGSLFRNAAALGIDGVLLGPGCSDPLYRRSVRVSMGHVLRVPFASAPNLTEAFELLRHNGFTVAALTPRAGSANLPDAGLRGRKVAVLLGSEGPGLTDEAIAAADVAVRIPMADGVDSLNVATAAAIAFYAIA